The sequence below is a genomic window from Wyeomyia smithii strain HCP4-BCI-WySm-NY-G18 chromosome 1, ASM2978416v1, whole genome shotgun sequence.
CCCAAGATGTCACCATTGGCAAAAAAAGATTCTTCGCAAAAGCCGAAAGTTCTATCCCCTACAAAAAGGCTCTCACCATCTATGAAGGAACACAGTAGAACTGAAATTTCTcctccgaaaaaaataaaattggatCCGCTGCCAAGAGTATCACCCAAAGTGAATAAAATTTCCCCTAACACAGAAGAACGTCAAATTACCGTGCGAGGAGGAAACGATCATCATCACGGTGTGGACAAGCATTCGGATGATACTTCTCCAGCCAACAGTTCAAAGGAAACGGCAGATACTTCATCTGGTGAATCCACTTCAAACAAAGTACCAGTCGAGCGTATTCAGTCGAACCAAGACAAGACGTCTCCTGCGAAAGCGACTTCAAAGCAGGAAAAACAATCAGAAcagaaagtaaaacgagctcgcAAGACTTTGCCTGCAGCCGATGAACAAGCGCCGTCTGAAAAAGTTCCAAAGACACCGTCACGTAGAGTGACCAGCGCAGTTTTAACAGTACTCCCCGTACCCACCGACGAAGCTGCAATCAATAGCCGTTCCGGTAGAAAGATCAAACCGAAAAAGTTTTTTGGAGAAGATGAAACTGCAGTCACGGTTTCTGCTTCTAAAGCAAAAACTGTAGTAAAACCAGAAGGAGGACGTGGCCGACGCAAGACACTTGCGGCAGAGTTTAGTAGTGACGCACAGGAGAAATCCAGTGGAGACGAAACATCCACTTCGAAAAAAGATGATGCAAAGATAGAAGGGGCACCCTCTTGTGATGAAATTCTAACCGTCATGGGAGCTTCCCAGTCGGTAGTGTCGATCGCGGGTGATACACCGGAGGCGGAAATGCCAGCAGCTGCTTGCGAGGATCAGGACCACCAACAACAACTGAGCGGGTAAGTTTTCGGTAGCAGTTAACAGGAATGTTATATCCTTCCAGGGTGTCTTCCGCTGTCGATGCAATATATTTTATCCATCCGCATACAGATACTAACGCTCAATTTTATGCATTCAGTCTAATTTTTAAATACGATAAAACAGTCTCAAGAAGAGTATAAGTTTGATCTCTCTTTTATTAATTTCGGGATTATAAtatgtttttataattttcgttCATTCGAACTTTCGCTTTGTATAGTTTTACGAAATATGGATTAAAGCATTTTATCTGCGCAAAAAATTTCACCTGCTGGcgttttcatttatattttggCAATGCCCTTCACTCGCTCATGTCGTTTTCATTTCTGCGGTGGTCCTGCAGCGGTTCGATAGCATGTAAGCGAGAAACGACGTAGCATCATCGCAGAAAAATGAGacaacattaaatttcattgctcCACTAACGACTGTTGTCGTTTCTTAATGTTCAATGTTGTCCAACATTTTTGCCTTTGCTTCAAATTACGAGCCTGAGCATCGCGGTTCAACATTGATTACTTAGTTTTTCTTTATCGTAGTACAAAAACGAGGGAACTTTGATAAATCGTTCATTAAATACGGTATAGCCAGCCTAAATATAACCCAGCACGTATGACAAACGTCAATGTTTCGGGAAATGTGCTTTTCCCAGTCGGTCGACCGCTTGATATGGTTCCACTAGAACCCACATTCGCTCAATGATTTTCTGAGCAATTTAGAGGGTTCATGTTCGAGTTCTCCCAGCTAGTCTCGAGgtgtacgatgctggtctaataaACCAGTTGTTGTACGTTAGAATCCAAGCTCGGAGAGAAAAGTTAGTGGCAGTAAAATCATGGCGCTGCTCATGGTGTCTGTGTTCAATTCCCGTGAATCATCATTCAagactgttttccaaaaaccaaaagccgtcatcttggacttcaaaaCGGCGCCGGGGCATCATCCCGGCTCCGGAAATAAATGGTAATCGTTCTTCGAGGTTCGCAAATCTTTAGCCACATCAAGCACCGATATCCCTTTTTGTTTCGCATTAATAATAAATTCGTGCAAAATTTTTACAGAGAAAAACTATCGGAAGTCACCGAAACTGAGCAAGACAAGCTGGACCGAGAGGAGCTATTCGATAGCGTTGAAGCTGCCCTGGAGGAAAATTTTCAGGACACCCGTATAGAACAGACAGCGCCGGCACCGCAGCAGATGATAAAACTTCCCCCAAACGATCCTGCACCGTTAGTTGAGCAGGATCTATTGCCACAGTTGGCCGATTCTAGTGATCCTGCCGTGGAAGCTGATCCGGAGCCTTCTGCCGAGGTCTTGCCGTGTGGCGAAAAGGAGGGAAGCATTCCGAAAGATCTGTCAACCGCTGAGATACAAGAAAGCGATGAAATTATACAAGACGATGTTCTCGATGTACCGCAAGAATTTGGTGAACAGCCCACTGAGTCGCAGCAAGAACCTGATAACACACCTAGTGCTGAGTGTGATGTTGATGAACCATCTATCAACGCCACTGTGAATTGTCAGAAAGCAGAAATATCAGCAGGAAGTTGCTTCTCAGAAGCCTTACAGGTTGACGAAGAATTAGCCCCAACGCAAAATGTTAACAACAGCAAGGATGAACATTTCGAATGTCTGGAATTTTTGGAAAACTCTGTCGCTGCTGTAATACCAGAAACAGAGCAGTTGCTTAGCGAGACTCCGATATCTGCGAATGGCATGTTAAACTCGAATATCACCGATAATGAATTGGCCAGTGCAACTTTGGATGATCAGCAACTTGTTGAACCGGTTGATAACTTTGACGAAGCTCAAACAGAACAGGCGGAAACATCAGCTACACCTGAGATTGAAGACGATCTGAATGATACCAAACCTCCCGACATGAATGACATTGATCTCGATGATGAAGAAATTCCCGATCACATCAACTGCACCTACACGGAGAACGATCGTGACAACGAGTCGATAATTGTAATTCCGGATACTCCAATGATCCCAAATGTAAACTCTTCTGTACCAGCAGCACCTAAAACTCCCGAATCTAAGGCAGCCATGAGTGAGGAAAAATTTTCACCTGACAAACCggagcaacaacaacaacccaGCGTTCCGCTGCAAGTGATTGAAATTTTCGATAGCCCGATTGCGGCGGACGATGCATCAGAGCGAACCGATATAAAAAGTACGACTAGCACCCCCCTGAAACAAGCGAAAGACGCGCCAGCAAAACTAACCGCTATGGAGCGCATCATTCAGAACAGTCGCAAACGTTCCCTGTCCGCCGGCGATGCTGAGGTATCTAAAAAGAACGTGACATTCCACAGTCCGGCTAATAGTACCATTCTAGTAGACACGATCGATGAGCGGTTGAAGAAAAGTGTCAACAGTAAGCATTCGAAAAAGTTTTATTGATGTTTgaataaaatagttttttttttttcagaaacaggcAGCAATCAACGCAAACGGTCATTGTCGGAGCATAGAGATTTGACCGTCAGTGATGGCGTGAAACCGGCTAAGGTAACCAAACTACCCAACTTCAGATCAATCCATCAGCAACAGTTTAACCGCATGGAGTCAATCCAAGAGTTCCACAACAGGAAGGTCCAGCGCGCTAAGGTACTTGCTACTAGCGGTGCTAAGAGTCCCGCAGCAGCTTCGTTAATAAAGTCAGGTAATAAACAAACCTATTTTGTACTATTTCGATTGAAGCTCATTCGCTTACACTCGCTAGATTCAAACACACCGCACAAGTCAACAGTAGTTCCCGTTAAATCACCATTTAAAAGTGGAAACGGCACCTCTTCAGTCAAAACGAAATCATTCATCTCTCGGCCGAAAATCGGCGGTATGAAGCCCCTCTCCGACAACGACCGAATGGAGAAACGACAACAGCAATTCCAGGcggcattcaaaccaaaagtcgtcagcagcagcagctgtagtagcagcagcagcagctcgaGTAGCAAGGACACTTCGGATGGAGCGCGTCGCATTATCGAGCAGAGTCGCCACAAGCAGAGCCAGATCTTGAAAGGTGTTCGAACGAACAAACGGTTCGAACTGCTGATGAAATTCCGCGACACTCAGGAATAGATCGCTTGGAAGGAGTTCTCATGTTGATTATTTTACATTACACAGTGTTTCCCAGTTTACTGTTTGGTGACCCTTCATTCTAGTGTAGTACTgtactttcaatatttttatcacTATTAGTTTTTATTCGTTTAAAGGGACATTTACTAACATGCTTTATTAAACATATATGAACATTCATAAAAAATGTGTACATCGCATTGCAATTTAACGATTATGTTGTCTGGAAAGTCAGCCAGTCAAGTGGAAGGGACAGGCACAAGTTCAACTGCGGAATTTCTTGGCCTGATTttagcaaaacaaaacaaaaacttgaTAGTTGTTAGAGGATAAGATTTATTTTGACGGCTTCAGAGCCGTGAATATGTAAAGAAATAATCCACGTCTACAATATGAACACATTCTATCAATAAATGAAAAACTAAAGATTATTTAGCTGGTATACtctatcaatttttataactatTCCGGATGGAATGTGTGAGAGCGTTTTCTGTATCATATGTTAAAGACGAGATTACATGGCATTGGGAGGGTAAAGGTGAATGTTTTAGCTTATCTAGTGTTGGTGAACTATCGAGAGTTTAAAAGTGAAATGTTGAAGTATTCCGCTGGAATCAAGGCAACTGCTCCGAGTCATCCTTTTATGTACCTGAAACGACAACTACATAGCCCGGGCAACTGCAGACGATTGCGATAGATCATGTCCTTCTAGCTATGGTATGTACTCCTGTGAGTGTCCCTCCTAATCTCAAGGCTATTCTGGATTCATTAGCAGGTGATATACCAAAAGAGCTCTATTACAATCCTGATGCGAGAGGCTTCAAAGTGTGTCAAAAGGACGCACGTAAATCTAAAATGAATCACTGCTCTTCATAAGCACTCTTCATACTTTTAAAACCTCCATATGATCGGAATACCCATTTACAGCTGAGTCTTTATTGACTATGGACTTATCACTGCAACTAGAAATGTTGATCTAATGTGATATTGACCGGGTGTCTGCAGTATTCGACACTTCGATTAC
It includes:
- the LOC129718190 gene encoding titin-like is translated as MNRGMGTPQRDVESLTEQARATKSGRKVKRPAHFDDSPETKKAAPASSKKAAVLQNVESPTVKPEAEIGKKSARKTILKSLDDTPSKNGVLEPETTKKSARKTLLVDEQMLDKKSARKTASKQVETTPTKDKTPEPEIGKKSAKKTLLKSAVKNASVEQEKGTPKKKAELTAAEKQSTKQEEMEAVVLEAGTSRTGRKIKVPAHLKEFEEVVVASPKKETAEKLVSRKSSAPIPKKDTPEPIEEKTIPKTPGRGKSLAVLRKESGTEPEEEKKSTLKTPRRGKSLAMRGEPELESDETSTMGKPFVSLTKTSSLDLEDDKTSKVGKTPKRGKSLASALMEPELGNELTPSKREVTVKSMLKTADINKVISINLVKHVGTEDNISPKKATPTSSETMQFSPLKRGKLMVVATQVATPENATKTNKTADNLGEPISRSGRKIKPKKYFGEFEEEEPVSIVAKTVSPNKVIPKMSPLAKKDSSQKPKVLSPTKRLSPSMKEHSRTEISPPKKIKLDPLPRVSPKVNKISPNTEERQITVRGGNDHHHGVDKHSDDTSPANSSKETADTSSGESTSNKVPVERIQSNQDKTSPAKATSKQEKQSEQKVKRARKTLPAADEQAPSEKVPKTPSRRVTSAVLTVLPVPTDEAAINSRSGRKIKPKKFFGEDETAVTVSASKAKTVVKPEGGRGRRKTLAAEFSSDAQEKSSGDETSTSKKDDAKIEGAPSCDEILTVMGASQSVVSIAGDTPEAEMPAAACEDQDHQQQLSGEKLSEVTETEQDKLDREELFDSVEAALEENFQDTRIEQTAPAPQQMIKLPPNDPAPLVEQDLLPQLADSSDPAVEADPEPSAEVLPCGEKEGSIPKDLSTAEIQESDEIIQDDVLDVPQEFGEQPTESQQEPDNTPSAECDVDEPSINATVNCQKAEISAGSCFSEALQVDEELAPTQNVNNSKDEHFECLEFLENSVAAVIPETEQLLSETPISANGMLNSNITDNELASATLDDQQLVEPVDNFDEAQTEQAETSATPEIEDDLNDTKPPDMNDIDLDDEEIPDHINCTYTENDRDNESIIVIPDTPMIPNVNSSVPAAPKTPESKAAMSEEKFSPDKPEQQQQPSVPLQVIEIFDSPIAADDASERTDIKSTTSTPLKQAKDAPAKLTAMERIIQNSRKRSLSAGDAEVSKKNVTFHSPANSTILVDTIDERLKKSVNKTGSNQRKRSLSEHRDLTVSDGVKPAKVTKLPNFRSIHQQQFNRMESIQEFHNRKVQRAKVLATSGAKSPAAASLIKSDSNTPHKSTVVPVKSPFKSGNGTSSVKTKSFISRPKIGGMKPLSDNDRMEKRQQQFQAAFKPKVVSSSSCSSSSSSSSSKDTSDGARRIIEQSRHKQSQILKGVRTNKRFELLMKFRDTQE